In the genome of Candidatus Electrothrix rattekaaiensis, the window TAGATATCTTCTTTGCTGATGAGCAGGATATTGCCGAAGAGATAGGACATCGGATCAAAATAACCCGGTGTTATGGCTATGAAAAGGAAACCGATGGACATGCCGCCTGCCCAGAGTGCCCCGATAACGGAATCTTCCCGTTGACCGGCATTTTTGCTGACTTGTGCCAGGATCACGGCGGCCAGCAGGGAGACGATAACAGCCCCTCGGATAGGGGTAATCCAGGGAATGCCGACCACGTTTTGAAGGTATAAGCCTCCTCCGATGCCTGCCAGAACACAATGAGAAATGGCACCAGCAATATAACTGATACGGCGGACAACGACAAAGGTACCGATAATGCCGAAGGCAATAGAGGCCAGCAGGCCGGTCATAAGGGCGTAACGAAGAAAGGGCAGGTCAGGATCAAGGAGTGCGGACCAGAGTTCAGTCATGTTCGTGTCCTCCTGTACCGCAGCGATGGTCATGGCGGATCATGCGTAAATCACCGCCGTACATGTCGCGGAGCAGCTCGCCGGTCAGTTCGCTGGTTGGGTGGACATAGACCTGGTTATTAACGCAGATCACTCGTTGAAAAAAACTGGGGGAGACGCCTATTTCATGGGTCACCATGAGAATGATCATATTTTTATTGAGTTCGGCCAGCAGAGTAAAGAGCTGCTCTTCTGATTGGCTGTCGAGGCTGGCAGTGGGCTCGTCAAGGATGAGGATATCGCCTTCCGCAGCCAAGGCACGGGCAATGAGCACCCGTTGTCGTTGCCCTCCCGAGAGAGCAGAAAAAGAACGTTTGGCCAGATGACTCAGGTTGACGGCATGTAGAGCCTCCAAGGCGACGTTTTTATCGTGGCGAGTATAGTGACCGCTC includes:
- a CDS encoding ABC transporter ATP-binding protein, producing the protein MKDAAVQIRDLSYSYDNIPVLTDVHLDIFPGDSASIIGPNGGGKTTLIKVILGLVNPDQGTVLVYGNEPEQERTRIGYVPQFARYDPNFPISVLEVVCMGRIGNSLSGHYTRHDKNVALEALHAVNLSHLAKRSFSALSGGQRQRVLIARALAAEGDILILDEPTASLDSQSEEQLFTLLAELNKNMIILMVTHEIGVSPSFFQRVICVNNQVYVHPTSELTGELLRDMYGGDLRMIRHDHRCGTGGHEHD